The sequence TCGGGCTGCCCGTCTACGACATCTATTCCATGATCACCTGGTTTCATGCCGGGCTGCGCCCCCGCGTCTTTGCTTGAGGCTGCTGTCGCAAAGCTCTGAACAAGCGTGGCTCATGTCTTGTTTGCATTGCCATTGCTTCCGCAGGCCCGGTATAAAATGCAGTCTATGAAGAGCAATCTGGAACTGGCATCGGACAGCATCGTCGATCGGGTCTATGAACAGCTCAAGGCGATGGCCGTGAGCTACGCGTTCAAGCCGGGCGAACGGCTCAACGAGGGCGAGCTGGCCAAACGCCTCGGCGTCAGCCGGACTCCGCTGCGCGAGGCGCTGAACCGCCTCAATACCGAAGGCTTCCTGCGCTTCATGCCGGGCAAGGGCTTCTTCTGCCGCGAGCTCGACGCCCACGAGATCTTTGACCTTTACGAGCTGCGCAAGTCGATCGAGGTCGCCTCGATCCGCCTCGCCATCAAGCGCGCGAAGGACGAAGACATCGATGCGCTGCTGAAATTCCTCGATGCCACCGGCCCCGATCCCGGCGAGCGCTCCTCCCAGGAGCTGGTCGAGCTCGATGAGACCTTTCACGAGCGGCTGATGGCGATGTCCGACAATGCCGAGATGCTGCGTGTGCTGCGCAACGTCAACGCCCGCATCCGCTTCGTGCGGTGGATCGACATGGACAGCGTCAACCGGTCCAACACGCAAGGCGAGCACCGCGCCGTCACCGAGGGCCTGAAGGCGCGCGATGAGGGGACTTGCGTCGCCGTGCTGGAAAGACACATCGATCGTCGCCTCGACCGCATCACCGCCGCGATCAAGGAAGGCTACGCGCAAATCTACATGCCGGCCGCGACGCGGTCGGCGACGAACTGACGCCCAGGCGGCGTCCTATTTCAGGAGGCGCAAGCATGAAGCTCAAGGACAAGGTCGCCGCCATCACCGGCGCCGCACGCGGCATCGGCAAGGCTTGCGCGAAGAGGTTCCTGGACGACGGCGTCAAGGTCGTGATCTCGGATGTCGATGCCGAGGGCCTCGCGGCGACCGCGGCCGAGCTCGGCCGGCCGGATGCCCTGCGCACGATCGTCGGCAATGTCGCCAAGCGCACTGACGTGGATCAGCTCGTCGCAACCGCGGTGAAGGAGTTCGGCCGGCTCGACATCATGGTCAACAATGCCGGCGTCGCCCGCAACCGGGACTTCCTCGAGATTTCGGAACAGGAGTTCGACGAGATCATCGGCATCAATCTGAAGGGCGCGTTCTTCGGCGTGCAGGCCGCAGCCAGACAGATGATCGCGCAGGGCGGCGGCGGTGTCATCATCAACATGTCCTCGGTGAACGCGCTGCTGGCGATCCCGGCGCTTGCGACCTACGCGATGTCCAAGGGCGGCATGAAGCAGCTCACCTCGGTCGCTGCCGTCGCGCTCGCTCCGCACAACATTCGCGTAGTCGCGGTCGGGCCGGGGACGATCCTGACCGACATGGTGGCGTCCTCCATCTACACATCGGAGGATGCCCGCAAGACCGTGATGTCGCGCACGCCTGCGGGGCGCGGCGGCGAGCCGAGCGAGGTCGCCTCCGTCGTGGCGTTCTTGGCCAGCGACGATGCGTCCTACATCACCGGGCAGACGATCTATCCCGACGGCGGCCGGCTGATCCTGAACTACACGGTGCCGGTGAAGGAGAAGTAGGGTAACGAAGTCGCCCCGCACTCGCTGTCATCGCCCGCGAAGGCGGGCGATCCAGTACTCCGAGACAGCAGTGATGGAACGGATGGGCCGCGGCGTACTGGATGCCCCGCCTGCGCGGGGCATGACACCCGTTGCGAGGCGAGCAGTTTGCATTTCACTCCGCCGCCACCGTCATCCCGTAACCCAGCCGCTTCGAAATGCCGCCGGCGCAATCGCGCAGGGCATGGGCGATCGGGCTGTCCCAGCGCGCGTCGAATGTGCCTTCCGGTCCCATCGCGGTGATGACCAGTGCGACATGGCCGGAATGGTCGAATACGGGCGCGGAGAACGCGTTGACGCCGGGCAGGGGATCGCCGAGCGCACGGGCGAGGCCGTGCTTGCGCACCTCAGTGAGCATCTCCGTGACCTTCGCGCCCTTCACCGCGCGCTTCGGGTTGTAGCCGACGCCGTGACGGTCGAGCCCGCTTTCGAGCGCGGCACTGATCGTCTTCTCCGGCAGGAACGCTGCGAAGGCGCGGCCTGTCGCCGTCTCCAGCAGCGCCATCACCGAGCCGGCGCGCATCACGATGTGGACCGGCTGTGCCGGCTCTTCGAGCTGCACCACGGTCGGTCCGTGCGTGCCCCAGACCGCGAGCGAGACGGCGTGGCCGATCTGGCTTGCCAGCGCGGCGATCTTGGGACGCGCGACACGCACGCCGGAGAGGCGGCGCAGGCTGATCAGGCCGAGCTCCAGCGCCAGCACGCCAATCTCGTAGCGGCCGGTGCTCTCGTCCTGCTCGATCAGGCCGATGCGCGAGAAGCTGGCGAGATAGGGATGCGCCTTGGCCGGGGTCATGCCGGCTTCGCGCGCGAGATCGCGCAGCATCATCGGCTCGCCGCTCCTGGCGAGCGCGCGGAGCAATTCGCCGCCGACCTCGATCGACTGGATGCCGCGGCTTTCCCTCTTCATGCGTCTCCTGGCGTGGCTTACGCCGCGTTGCGCTTTTCGGCGCTGTCGGCAAGGTGTCTGCCGGCAATGTAGCCGAAGGTCAGCGCCGGCCCAAGCGTGATGCCGGCCCCGGGATAATTGCCGCCCATGATGCTCGCCATGTCGTTGCCGGCGGCATAGAGGCCGGGAATGACCTTGCCTTCGGCATCGAGCGCGCGGGCGTTCTCGTCGGTGACGATGCCGGCATAGGTGCCGAGATCGCCGATCACCATCTTGATGGCGTAGAACGGACCGTCCTCGATCGGCGCGACGCAAGGGTTGGGGCCGTGCATCGCGTCGCCCTGATAGCGGTTATAGGCCTTCGAGCCCTTGCCGAAGGCAGCGTCGTGGCCGAGCGGCGCGGTCGCGTTGAACTGCCTGACCGTGTCGGTGAAAGCCTGCGCATCGATGCCGGCCTTTGCAGCAAGCGCTTCCAGCGTGTCGCCGCGCATGAGATAGCCGGTGTTCAAGTGGTGGCCGAGCGGCATCGGGAAGGGCGGCACGCAGCCGAGGCCATATTTGCGCAGCGTCTTGTGATCGCAGATGAGATAGGCCGCGATCTCGTCGCCGGGCTTGGCGGCCTTGACCATGGCCTGGACGAAGTCGTGGTAGGAATTGCCCTCATTGGCGAAGCGCCTGCCGTCGCGCATCACCGCGATCACGCCCGGTTTTGCGCGATCGATGAAATGCGGCATCACGCCTTTGGAGCCGTCCTTCCGCGTGGTCAGAGACACCGGCACCCACGCTGCCGCATTGGGCAGGCGGTCCTCGATGCGGCCGCCGGCGCTTTCCGCAAGGCGCAACCCGTCGCCGGTATTGCCGGTCGGCCCCGGCGAATAGTGTTCATTGCCGGCCGGCGCGTGCGGAAACATCTTCTTGCGTCGCTCGACGTCATGGGGAAAGCCGCCGCAGGCGAGCACGACGCCCTGGCGCGCGCGAACGCGCACGTCGCGTCCCTCGCGCGACACGATCGCGCCGGTCACAGTCCCGTTCTCGACGGTCAGCTCGCGCACCGGCGAGGACAGCCACATCGGAATCTTCAGATCTAGCGCCGACTTTGCTAGGCGCCCCGCCAGCGCATTGCCATTGGTGAGCGTCATGCCGCGGCCGTAGCGCAGCACGTCCATGAAATGCCGCGACAGGCGCTTGGCGACGTACACGGCCGAAGTCAGCGACTTCGTCACCCGCATGAAGTGGATGATCTCCTTGCCGCTCCCCAGCATCATACCGAACACGGTGAGCTCCGGCAGCGGCATGCCCAGCGTCTTGATACGGTCGCCGAGCTCGCGGCCGTCGAACGGCCGCGTCACCATGGAGCGGCCGCCCTGTGCGCCGCCGGGCGCCTCGGCGTGATAGTCGGGAAACACCAGCGGCATGTCGAAGCGAAGCGCCGTCTTGCTGGTGAAGAAATCGACCGCCTCTGGCCCGGCCGAAAGAAATGCATCGACGCGTGCCGCATCAAAATTGTTGCCGGCCTCGTGCCGCAGATAGGTGCGGGCCTGTTCAGGCGTTTCCTCGATGCCGTAGGCCTTTGCCAGCGACGTACCGGGAATCCACAGCCAGCCGCCGGAGCGGGCGGTGGTGCCGCCGAAGCGCGGCTCCTTCTCCACGATCAGGACGTCGAGGCCGCGATGGCGCGCGGTGATCGCGGCCGACATGCCGGAGCAACCCGATCCGGCCACGAGCACGTCGCACTCGTAAGTCTCAATTGCGCTATGCTCGCTGCCGGTCATCGCTCACCTCACTTCTTCAAGAGCGGGCATTTGGATTCGGAGACCGGGCGGAAGGCGTCCTCACCCTTCACCGTCTTGACGATCTCCAGATAGTCCCACGGCTCTTTCGACTGCTCCGGCTTCTTCACCTTGGCAAGATACATGTCGCGGATGACGCGGCCGTCCTCGCGCAACTTGCCGCCATGGACGAATGTATCCTCGATCGGCAGCTCGCGCATCTTGGCCATCACCTTGGCGGACTCGTCGGTGCCGGCGGCCTTGATGGCCTTGAGATAATGCAGCACCGAACCGTAGACGCCGGTCTGGATCATGGTGGGCATCACCTTGGTGCGCTCGTAGAACTTCTTCGACCAGGCGCGCGTGGCTTCGTCCATGTTCCAGTAGGACGCCGTCGTCATGTAGGTGCCCTGCGCGGCCTTGAGGCCGATCGCGTGCACGTCGGTGTCGAACATCAACAGGCCGACCAGCTTCTGGCCGCCCTGGACCAAGCCGAACTCGCCGGACTGCTTGATGGCATTGTCGGTGTCCTGGCCGGCATTGGCGAAGGCGACCACGTCCGATTTCGAGCTCTGCGCCTGCAGCGCGAAGGACGAGAAGTCCGCGGTGTTGGTCGGATGCTTGACGCCGCCGAGCACCTTTCCGCCCATCTCGTTGATGAAGCGGGTGGCGTCCTTCTCGAGCTGCTGGCCGAAGGCGTAGTCGGCGGTGATGAAGTACCAGGACTTGCCGCCTTCCTTGATCACGGCGGAGGCCGTCACCTTCGACAGCGCATAGGTGTCGTAGGTGAAATGCACGGTGTTGGGGCTGCACAGCTCGTCGGTCAGCGAGCTTGCGCCGGGGCCGGACAGCAGCGCGACCTTGCCGCGCTCGCGGACCATGTTGTGCACGGCGATCGCGATGCCGGAATTAGGGATGTCCACGACGGCGTCGACCTTGCCGTTGTCGAACCAGCCGCGCACGATCTGTACGCCGACGTCGGTCTTCATCTGGTGGTCGGCGCTGATGATCTCGATCGGCTTGCCGAGCACGGTCGGCCCGAATTCCTCCACCGCCATCTTCGCGGCTTCGACCGAGCCCGGCCCTGAGTTGTCGCGGCCCCAGCTGGACAGATCCGTCAGCACGCCGATCCGCACGGCGTCGTCGGAGACTTGCGCGGTTGCCGCTGAAGTCATGGCTGCCGAAGTCATCGCCGTGAGCATGGCGCAGGCCAGAAGCCCTTTCATTGTCGTTCCCTCTCTTATTGGCCGCTTGGCGCGGCGGGTTGTTCTCGCGTTAGTTAGATACTAGCAAATGAATTTGTCAATGGCGAACGGTGAGTTCCCTGCTTGGCGCATCCAGCTTCGCGTCTCCCGGGGCAGCGCAGCGGGTAGCGGTGCGGCTGCAGAGCCGGGCCAGCGGGCTGCGCCTTCGCTGCAACATGAGGTCCGGCTCCGCAGCGCATCACTCCGTGCTGCGCTGCCTCCGCCCACGAGAGCGACGATGCTCGGCGGGCTAGCTCCGGACCCGGCGGCCTGAAATTTTTTTTGGCCCGCCCCTTGAAAGCCATTCCTGATTTTCTAAGTCGTTTTTCGCCGCGAGAGCGGTGTGTCGGATGCCTGACCGGGTCCGGCACGGGCGCCGGGCTGGCCTTTCGGACCTGTCTGAAATCCCGCCTTGCGCTCCTTCGTATCCATCTTGCTCTTTGGAGGACTTGGTTATGAGGACCAGTTTTGACTTCGCGCCCCTGTGGCGTTCCACCATCGGCTTTGACCACCTGGCCGACCTCGTCGACAGCACGCTGCGCCAGACGACCGAGGACAACTATCCCCCCTACAACATCGAGCGTTCCGGCGAAGACCATTACCGGATCAGCCTTGCCGTGGCGGGGTTCGGCGCCAACGACATCACCGTGACGGCCGAACAGAACGCGCTCACCATCGAGGGCAAGAAGCCCGAGACGGCTGCGCGCGAATACCTGTACCAGGGCATCGCCGCGCGCCCGTTCCGGCGCGTGTTCAACCTCGCCGACTATGTCCAGGTGAAGCAGGCCTCGTTCCAGGATGGGCTGTTGATCATCGACCTCGTCCGTGAGATTCCGGAAGCGATGAAGCCGCGCCGGATTCCGATCGCGGGCGCCACTCCTGCGGCATCGCAGATCGAGCAGAAGAAAGCAGCCTAGACGCTCGATCGAACCAGTGGCGGGAACGCGGAACGCCGATGTGCGTCCGCGCTCCCCGATGCATGGAGGAGAGGACAATGGGTTTTCGTGATCTCATTCCCTGGTCAGGGAAACAGGAGCTCGCGCCTGCGCGCGACAATTTCGATCCCTTCCTGACGCTTCATCGCGAGATGAACCGTCTGTTCGATGACGTCTTCCGCGGCTTCGGCGCGTCCAGCCTGTCGCCGCTGATGGAGGGCCGCTTCGGCTGGCCGAAGGTCGAGCTCAGCGAGACCGACAAGGCGCTGACGGTCTCGGCCGAGCTGCCCGGAATGACGGAGAAGGACGTTCAGGTCGAGATCGCCAATGGCGTCTTGACCCTGCGCGGCGAGAAAAAAGCCGAGCGCAACGGAGAAGGCAGATACTTCACCGAGCGCTATTACGGTGCGTTCGAGCGGCAGATCCCGCTGGAAGGCGTCGAGGAAGACAAGGCCGAGGCATCGTTCAGGAATGGCGTCCTGGCGGTGTCGCTGCCGAAGTCGGAGAAGGAACGCGAAGGCGTCAAGCGCATCGCGATCAACACGCACTGACATCAAGCGGGACGGCGGCGGTCGGCGCCGCCGTCCATCGTCCACAAATCGATCCCTTGGAAAGGAGCATGAGGGAGGCACGACCGATGACCAACGTGAACACCAATGCCGGTACTCTCAACCCGCTGTTTCATCCCGCTGCCCATTACGATTCGCCCGCCGACGTCCTGAACGCGGAGGAGCTCTCCGCGCCGGAAAAGCGTATCATCCTGTCGTCCTGGGCGTCTGACATGTATGCGGTCGAATCCTGTCCGGCGCTGCGCGAGATACCGGGCATGAACCACACCATCCGGCTTGCCGATGTCCTGGCGGCGTTGCGCAAGCTCGACGGCGACAATGACAATGACGATCCGCCACGCGGGGGCGGCGTCCCGATGCGGCTGCGGCGGCCCTGGGCCGCCGCGGAGAGGCGGGCCGCATGATCTTCACCCAGACCGTCCTGGCGCTCGTGCTGCTCGGCCAGGCCTCGGCGGCGCTCGCACTTCCTTATCTCGTCATGCACGGCCTCGTCGCCGCACCGCGTGACTGAGGCCTCGAAGTCTCTCACATCCCCGGTTCAGTGGCAGGTGATCAAGATGAATGTCGTGCGTTTGCTTTCGCTGGCATTGCTGGTGCTCGCGCTTATGGCACCGCAGCCGGCCGCTGGCCAAATTCCAGACCTGAAGACAGGCGGCCCGGTGCCGACCCTGGCGCCATTGGTGCGCCAGGTGACGCCCGCCGTCGTCAACATCTCCGTGCATGGCCGCGTGCGCGAGGACAATCCGCTCTATCGCGACCCGCTCTTCCGCGAATTCTTCGACGTTCCTCGCCAGATCGAGAAGGAGGTCAACGCGACCGGTTCCGGCGTCATCGTCGACGCCCAGCGTGGCTATGTCCTGACCAACAATCACGTCGTCGAAGGCACTTCCGCCGTTCAGATCACCAGCAAGGACGGCCGGCAATTTTCGGCCAAGGTCATCGGCCGCGATCCACCGACTGACATTGCTGTGCTCCAGATCCAGAACCCATCCGGGCTCAAGGCGCTTGCCTTCGGCGACAGCGACGGCCTCGACGTCGGCGATTTCGTGCTGGCGATCGGCAACCCTTTCGGCCTCGGCCAGACCGTGACATCAGGCCTCGTCAGTGCGCTTGGCCGGACCGGCCTCGGCAAGCAGGGCTATGAAGATTTCATCCAGACCGATGCTGCGATCAATCCGGGCAATTCCGGCGGGGCGCTGGTCAGCCTGCGCGGCGAACTGGTCGGCA comes from Bradyrhizobium sp. CCGE-LA001 and encodes:
- a CDS encoding trypsin-like peptidase domain-containing protein, coding for MNVVRLLSLALLVLALMAPQPAAGQIPDLKTGGPVPTLAPLVRQVTPAVVNISVHGRVREDNPLYRDPLFREFFDVPRQIEKEVNATGSGVIVDAQRGYVLTNNHVVEGTSAVQITSKDGRQFSAKVIGRDPPTDIAVLQIQNPSGLKALAFGDSDGLDVGDFVLAIGNPFGLGQTVTSGLVSALGRTGLGKQGYEDFIQTDAAINPGNSGGALVSLRGELVGINSAIISPAGGNVGIGFAIPVNMARKVMEQIVAKGRVERGRIGVSLKDLHPSVNKGLNQGAVIAEIAADSPAEQAGLRKGDIITRADDRPIRTAAQLRNTIGLARIGEEVKLTLLRNGTPLAAVVRVAPTPEASSAAAGGNRLVR
- a CDS encoding Hsp20 family protein — its product is MRTSFDFAPLWRSTIGFDHLADLVDSTLRQTTEDNYPPYNIERSGEDHYRISLAVAGFGANDITVTAEQNALTIEGKKPETAAREYLYQGIAARPFRRVFNLADYVQVKQASFQDGLLIIDLVREIPEAMKPRRIPIAGATPAASQIEQKKAA
- a CDS encoding IclR family transcriptional regulator is translated as MKRESRGIQSIEVGGELLRALARSGEPMMLRDLAREAGMTPAKAHPYLASFSRIGLIEQDESTGRYEIGVLALELGLISLRRLSGVRVARPKIAALASQIGHAVSLAVWGTHGPTVVQLEEPAQPVHIVMRAGSVMALLETATGRAFAAFLPEKTISAALESGLDRHGVGYNPKRAVKGAKVTEMLTEVRKHGLARALGDPLPGVNAFSAPVFDHSGHVALVITAMGPEGTFDARWDSPIAHALRDCAGGISKRLGYGMTVAAE
- a CDS encoding FAD-dependent oxidoreductase; the protein is MTGSEHSAIETYECDVLVAGSGCSGMSAAITARHRGLDVLIVEKEPRFGGTTARSGGWLWIPGTSLAKAYGIEETPEQARTYLRHEAGNNFDAARVDAFLSAGPEAVDFFTSKTALRFDMPLVFPDYHAEAPGGAQGGRSMVTRPFDGRELGDRIKTLGMPLPELTVFGMMLGSGKEIIHFMRVTKSLTSAVYVAKRLSRHFMDVLRYGRGMTLTNGNALAGRLAKSALDLKIPMWLSSPVRELTVENGTVTGAIVSREGRDVRVRARQGVVLACGGFPHDVERRKKMFPHAPAGNEHYSPGPTGNTGDGLRLAESAGGRIEDRLPNAAAWVPVSLTTRKDGSKGVMPHFIDRAKPGVIAVMRDGRRFANEGNSYHDFVQAMVKAAKPGDEIAAYLICDHKTLRKYGLGCVPPFPMPLGHHLNTGYLMRGDTLEALAAKAGIDAQAFTDTVRQFNATAPLGHDAAFGKGSKAYNRYQGDAMHGPNPCVAPIEDGPFYAIKMVIGDLGTYAGIVTDENARALDAEGKVIPGLYAAGNDMASIMGGNYPGAGITLGPALTFGYIAGRHLADSAEKRNAA
- a CDS encoding Hsp20/alpha crystallin family protein; this encodes MGFRDLIPWSGKQELAPARDNFDPFLTLHREMNRLFDDVFRGFGASSLSPLMEGRFGWPKVELSETDKALTVSAELPGMTEKDVQVEIANGVLTLRGEKKAERNGEGRYFTERYYGAFERQIPLEGVEEDKAEASFRNGVLAVSLPKSEKEREGVKRIAINTH
- a CDS encoding ABC transporter substrate-binding protein, yielding MKGLLACAMLTAMTSAAMTSAATAQVSDDAVRIGVLTDLSSWGRDNSGPGSVEAAKMAVEEFGPTVLGKPIEIISADHQMKTDVGVQIVRGWFDNGKVDAVVDIPNSGIAIAVHNMVRERGKVALLSGPGASSLTDELCSPNTVHFTYDTYALSKVTASAVIKEGGKSWYFITADYAFGQQLEKDATRFINEMGGKVLGGVKHPTNTADFSSFALQAQSSKSDVVAFANAGQDTDNAIKQSGEFGLVQGGQKLVGLLMFDTDVHAIGLKAAQGTYMTTASYWNMDEATRAWSKKFYERTKVMPTMIQTGVYGSVLHYLKAIKAAGTDESAKVMAKMRELPIEDTFVHGGKLREDGRVIRDMYLAKVKKPEQSKEPWDYLEIVKTVKGEDAFRPVSESKCPLLKK
- a CDS encoding SDR family NAD(P)-dependent oxidoreductase gives rise to the protein MKLKDKVAAITGAARGIGKACAKRFLDDGVKVVISDVDAEGLAATAAELGRPDALRTIVGNVAKRTDVDQLVATAVKEFGRLDIMVNNAGVARNRDFLEISEQEFDEIIGINLKGAFFGVQAAARQMIAQGGGGVIINMSSVNALLAIPALATYAMSKGGMKQLTSVAAVALAPHNIRVVAVGPGTILTDMVASSIYTSEDARKTVMSRTPAGRGGEPSEVASVVAFLASDDASYITGQTIYPDGGRLILNYTVPVKEK
- a CDS encoding GntR family transcriptional regulator, with protein sequence MKSNLELASDSIVDRVYEQLKAMAVSYAFKPGERLNEGELAKRLGVSRTPLREALNRLNTEGFLRFMPGKGFFCRELDAHEIFDLYELRKSIEVASIRLAIKRAKDEDIDALLKFLDATGPDPGERSSQELVELDETFHERLMAMSDNAEMLRVLRNVNARIRFVRWIDMDSVNRSNTQGEHRAVTEGLKARDEGTCVAVLERHIDRRLDRITAAIKEGYAQIYMPAATRSATN